DNA sequence from the Staphylococcus epidermidis genome:
ACACGATTTACTAACTATTGTAATTATTATGTTAAATTTTAAATTTAAGTCATTAATTTAAGAGATTATTTCACTTTAAAATTAGATATTTAAATAATATCTGAAATCTTGAGGTAGGACGACGAATTTATATTCAGTTCGTTCCTATCTTTTTTAACATTTAAATAATATTGTAATATCATTATTTAACAAATTATTACTTACATAAATTTACAGAAGATTTAGTATTTTCTGTAAATTGACGCTTGAACTATAAATGTGAAATTGTTAAAATTAGATTTGAATAATTTTAATTTTATCGCTTTAAAGTAACATACTTTATGCGGAACTATATCTTAGAGGTGAGTAGAAATGACTAATAAATTAGAACAGTATAGAGAAGAAATTGTTTCCTTAAATGATCAAATATTAGAATTACTATCGAAGCGAGGAGAATTAGCACAGAAAATTGGTGAAGAAAAAATTAAGCAAGGTACACGAGTATATGATCCTCAGCGTGAAAAGGAAATGATTAATCAGCTATTAGATAAAAATAAAGGTCCATTTAACGACAATGTGATTAAGCAATTATTTAAAGAAATTTTTAAAGCCTCTACAGATTTACAAAAATCAGAAAATGAAAAACATCTTTATGTATCACGTAAATTGAAACCTGAAGATACGATCGTTAAATTTGATAATGGTGGAATCATTGGTGATGGTAATAAATCATTTGTATTTGGTCCTTGTTCTGTAGAATCACAAGAACAAGTTGATGCTGTAGCACAAGATTTGCAGGCTAAAGGCGAGAAATTTATTCGTGGCGGAGCGTTTAAGCCGAGAACTTCTCCTTATGATTTCCAAGGTCTTGGAGTAGAAGGTCTCAAAATTTTGAAAAATGTTAAAGATAAATATAACTTAAATGTAGTAAGTGAAATAGTTAACCCAAATGATTTCGAAATCGCTTCAGATTATTTGGATGTTTTCCAAATTGGTGCTAGAAATATGCAAAATTTTGAGTTACTCAAAGAAGCTGGTCGTACAGAAAAACCTATTTTATTGAAACGTGGTTTATCAGCAACGATAGAAGAATTTATCTATGCAGCAGAATATATTGCTTCACAAGGTAACCGAAATATTATTT
Encoded proteins:
- a CDS encoding bifunctional 3-deoxy-7-phosphoheptulonate synthase/chorismate mutase gives rise to the protein MTNKLEQYREEIVSLNDQILELLSKRGELAQKIGEEKIKQGTRVYDPQREKEMINQLLDKNKGPFNDNVIKQLFKEIFKASTDLQKSENEKHLYVSRKLKPEDTIVKFDNGGIIGDGNKSFVFGPCSVESQEQVDAVAQDLQAKGEKFIRGGAFKPRTSPYDFQGLGVEGLKILKNVKDKYNLNVVSEIVNPNDFEIASDYLDVFQIGARNMQNFELLKEAGRTEKPILLKRGLSATIEEFIYAAEYIASQGNRNIILCERGIRTYEKATRNTLDISAVPILKQGTHLPVMVDVTHSTGRKDIMLPTAKAALAVGADGVMAEVHPDPSVALSDAGQQMDLNEFNQFYHELKPLADMYNSKKLK